A stretch of Amycolatopsis balhimycina FH 1894 DNA encodes these proteins:
- a CDS encoding FAD binding domain-containing protein: MESFSYTEVPDIRAAVAAGQRGGRYIAGGTTLVDLMRETVERPGTLVDIARLPLTGISPAPDGGLRIGALVRMADAAADPRVRSAFPVVSEALELSASAQLRNMATIGGNIMQRTRCPYFRDVTARCNKREPGSGCAALDGYNRGHAILGGSEACVATHPSDVAVAFAALEAVVRLQGPSGERTLPFAGFHLRPGSTPDREQALRPGELITAVEIPALPPPARSGYLKVRDRQSYEFALTSAAVALQIQGGVIRAAKVAAGGVGTVPWKLPAVEQHLLGRRPSDALWAEAAQRAADGARPLRHNGFKVELLKRTVERQLRVVGGTR; encoded by the coding sequence ATGGAGTCCTTCTCCTACACCGAAGTTCCCGACATCCGGGCCGCCGTCGCGGCCGGACAGCGCGGCGGCCGGTACATCGCCGGCGGCACGACGCTGGTCGACCTGATGCGCGAGACCGTGGAACGCCCCGGCACGCTGGTCGACATCGCCCGGCTGCCGCTCACCGGCATCTCCCCCGCTCCGGACGGCGGCCTGCGGATCGGGGCGCTGGTGCGGATGGCCGACGCCGCCGCGGACCCTCGGGTGCGGTCCGCCTTTCCGGTGGTCTCGGAGGCGCTGGAGCTGAGCGCGTCCGCGCAGCTGCGCAACATGGCCACCATCGGCGGCAACATCATGCAGCGCACCCGGTGCCCCTACTTCCGGGACGTCACCGCGCGCTGCAACAAGCGCGAACCGGGCTCGGGATGCGCCGCCCTCGACGGCTACAACCGCGGTCACGCCATCCTCGGCGGCTCCGAGGCGTGCGTCGCCACGCACCCGTCGGACGTCGCGGTCGCCTTCGCTGCCCTGGAAGCGGTCGTGCGCCTGCAGGGTCCGAGCGGTGAGCGCACCCTCCCGTTCGCCGGCTTCCACCTGCGGCCCGGCAGCACCCCGGACCGGGAACAGGCCCTGCGGCCGGGCGAGCTCATCACCGCCGTCGAGATCCCGGCACTCCCGCCCCCGGCGCGGTCGGGCTACCTCAAGGTGCGGGACCGGCAGAGCTATGAATTCGCCCTCACCTCGGCCGCGGTGGCCCTGCAGATCCAGGGCGGGGTGATCCGCGCGGCGAAGGTCGCGGCCGGTGGTGTCGGCACCGTCCCGTGGAAACTGCCCGCCGTCGAGCAGCACCTGCTCGGCAGACGGCCGTCGGACGCGCTGTGGGCCGAGGCCGCACAACGAGCCGCGGACGGGGCCCGTCCCCTGCGGCACAACGGATTCAAGGTCGAACTGCTCAAGCGCACGGTCGAACGCCAGCTGCGCGTCGTGGGAGGCACCCGGTGA
- a CDS encoding xanthine dehydrogenase family protein molybdopterin-binding subunit — MTLQPRTAVGTPQSRVDGRLKVTGQARYAADHPTDGVLYAAVVDSSVGRGRVTSVDDSAARAHPGVLRVISHLNAPRLPYVDNPGSNNPAPNSRLRVFQDDRVRFFGQPVAVVVATTHEAAQQGARLVKVSYAAEQPVTDLATAPADEPTTYARGDADRALAAAPVRLDLTYRTARNHHNPMEPHATIARWDGDRLTVWDKTQWVVGGTQQELAAVFGIPQTSIRVISPFVGGAFGSGLRAWPHTTIAALAARETGRPVKLVLARRQLYFGTGFRPAYSYRLRAGSDRTGRLTAMTHEIRSETSRYETFTEAVLAPGQMLYSMPNVRQAYSTVPLDVNTPIWMRGPGYASAALVIESAMDELAHQLGIDPIELRKRNEPAADESSGQPFSTRRLRECYDVGAREFGWRRRTPKPASTRDGDWLIGTGMAAAVYDTARAPAQAHVRLNADGTALVQSATSDMGLGTYTSMPQVAADALGLTMDTVEFRLGDSLMPPTPPHGGSMTMASVGSAVQDGCDKVRRQAITLAVNDPRSPLRGINPDDIIVRKGRMHAKNDPTRGETYRQVLARNGRDHLEVIGSWAPPEQNRFSMYGYGAVFAEVAVDARLGLVRLRRMLGVYDAGRIVNPKLADSQALGGMVGGIGAALLEHTVTDPRDGRIVNANLADYLVPVNADIRDLRAIYLDGEDREADPLGVKGLAELVLVGVAPAIANAVFHATGRRIREFPITADALL; from the coding sequence GTGACACTCCAGCCCCGAACCGCCGTCGGCACCCCGCAGTCCCGGGTGGACGGACGGCTCAAGGTGACCGGACAAGCCCGCTACGCCGCCGACCACCCGACGGACGGCGTCCTCTACGCGGCCGTGGTCGACAGCAGCGTCGGACGTGGCCGCGTCACGAGCGTCGACGACAGCGCCGCCCGCGCCCACCCGGGCGTCCTGCGCGTGATCAGCCACCTCAACGCCCCGCGCCTGCCCTATGTGGACAACCCGGGGTCGAACAACCCCGCGCCGAACTCACGGCTGCGCGTCTTCCAGGACGACCGGGTCCGGTTCTTCGGCCAGCCGGTCGCCGTCGTGGTCGCCACCACTCACGAGGCCGCCCAGCAAGGCGCACGCCTGGTGAAGGTGTCCTACGCCGCCGAGCAGCCCGTCACCGACCTGGCCACCGCACCCGCCGACGAGCCCACGACCTACGCGCGAGGCGACGCCGACCGCGCACTGGCCGCCGCGCCGGTCCGGCTGGACCTGACCTACCGGACCGCCCGCAACCACCACAACCCGATGGAGCCACACGCCACCATCGCCCGCTGGGACGGCGACCGCCTCACCGTGTGGGACAAGACCCAGTGGGTCGTGGGCGGTACCCAGCAGGAGCTCGCCGCCGTGTTCGGCATCCCGCAGACGTCGATCCGGGTCATCTCGCCCTTCGTCGGCGGCGCGTTCGGCAGCGGGCTGCGGGCCTGGCCGCACACCACGATCGCCGCGCTCGCCGCCCGCGAGACCGGGCGTCCGGTCAAGCTCGTCCTCGCCCGGCGGCAGCTGTACTTCGGCACCGGCTTCCGGCCCGCCTACTCCTACCGGCTCCGGGCGGGCAGCGACCGCACCGGGCGGCTCACCGCGATGACGCACGAGATCCGCAGCGAGACTTCCCGCTACGAGACGTTCACCGAGGCCGTGCTGGCGCCCGGCCAGATGCTCTACTCCATGCCGAACGTCCGCCAGGCGTACTCCACCGTGCCGCTGGACGTGAACACCCCGATCTGGATGCGCGGACCCGGCTACGCCTCCGCCGCGCTCGTCATCGAATCCGCGATGGACGAGCTCGCGCACCAGCTCGGCATCGACCCCATCGAACTGCGCAAGCGCAACGAACCGGCGGCCGACGAATCCAGCGGTCAGCCGTTCTCCACCCGCCGGCTGCGCGAATGCTACGACGTCGGCGCCCGCGAGTTCGGCTGGCGCCGCCGCACCCCGAAGCCGGCGTCCACCAGGGACGGCGACTGGCTGATCGGCACCGGCATGGCGGCCGCGGTCTACGACACCGCCCGCGCCCCGGCACAGGCCCACGTCCGGCTCAACGCCGACGGCACCGCCCTGGTCCAGTCGGCGACCAGCGACATGGGCCTCGGCACCTACACCTCGATGCCCCAGGTCGCCGCCGACGCACTCGGCCTGACCATGGACACCGTCGAGTTCCGGCTCGGCGACTCGCTCATGCCGCCGACCCCGCCCCACGGCGGATCCATGACCATGGCCAGCGTCGGTTCCGCCGTCCAGGACGGCTGCGACAAGGTCCGCCGCCAGGCCATCACCCTGGCCGTCAACGACCCTCGCTCCCCTTTGCGCGGCATCAACCCCGACGACATCATCGTCCGAAAAGGACGGATGCACGCGAAGAACGACCCGACGCGCGGCGAAACCTACCGCCAAGTCCTCGCGCGCAACGGCCGCGACCACCTCGAGGTGATCGGGTCCTGGGCACCGCCGGAGCAGAACCGGTTCTCGATGTACGGCTACGGCGCCGTCTTCGCCGAAGTCGCCGTCGACGCGCGCCTCGGCCTGGTCCGGCTCCGGCGCATGCTGGGCGTCTACGACGCGGGCCGGATCGTCAACCCCAAGCTCGCCGACAGCCAGGCCCTCGGCGGCATGGTCGGCGGCATCGGCGCCGCCCTGCTGGAGCACACCGTCACCGACCCGCGCGACGGCCGCATCGTCAACGCCAACCTCGCCGACTACCTCGTCCCCGTCAACGCCGACATCCGCGACCTTCGCGCGATCTACCTGGATGGCGAAGACCGCGAAGCCGACCCTCTCGGCGTCAAGGGCCTCGCCGAGCTCGTGCTTGTCGGCGTGGCCCCGGCGATCGCCAACGCGGTCTTCCACGCGACCGGACGGCGCATCCGTGAGTTTCCGATCACCGCTGATGCCCTGCTGTGA
- a CDS encoding DUF2218 domain-containing protein — protein sequence MPVAEAHIATRRAERFLVQLCRHAQAMGEKAGHLHGGDGQARPQVVDVEYAENEGKIRFSWGDCALRSTSDTLTVRVEAGDLDQLARLQGILGADLERFGRRDGLKVSWEGPSGPSRDGEVVRRARGTTIAVVVAVVLAIAAHIAFGGAALAAWRWTSVVADILLALVVLKIVIVALFARKRFRPHRVGFAAHSHRHPPAPSAGTPTARDSHTASIARPATRPDSIAPPVAVRHAAGMAHGTVKFFKPEKGWGAIASPDLPAGCDAWVHFSAIEMDGFRALEAGDPVEFDYEAAQQDSFRFRVTRVRKA from the coding sequence ATGCCGGTCGCCGAAGCACACATCGCCACGCGGCGAGCTGAGCGGTTCCTCGTGCAGTTGTGCCGCCACGCCCAAGCCATGGGCGAGAAGGCCGGGCACCTGCACGGCGGGGACGGTCAGGCACGCCCCCAGGTGGTGGACGTCGAATATGCCGAGAACGAAGGCAAGATCAGATTCAGCTGGGGTGACTGCGCGCTCCGGTCCACATCGGACACTTTGACGGTGCGGGTCGAGGCCGGCGACTTGGATCAGCTGGCGCGGCTCCAGGGCATTCTGGGCGCGGACCTGGAAAGGTTCGGCCGGCGCGACGGCCTGAAGGTGAGCTGGGAAGGTCCCTCGGGACCCAGCCGCGACGGCGAGGTGGTTCGGCGAGCGCGGGGGACCACGATCGCGGTCGTGGTGGCTGTGGTGCTGGCCATCGCCGCGCACATCGCCTTCGGTGGTGCGGCGCTGGCGGCTTGGCGCTGGACGAGCGTGGTCGCCGACATCCTCCTCGCGCTGGTGGTCCTGAAGATCGTCATCGTGGCCCTGTTCGCCCGGAAGCGCTTTCGACCGCACCGCGTCGGTTTCGCAGCTCACTCGCACCGCCACCCGCCTGCACCCTCAGCCGGCACGCCCACCGCTCGTGACAGCCACACGGCCAGCATCGCCAGGCCCGCCACGCGCCCGGACTCGATTGCCCCACCGGTAGCCGTCCGCCATGCTGCCGGCATGGCGCATGGCACTGTCAAGTTCTTCAAACCCGAGAAGGGCTGGGGAGCGATCGCCTCGCCCGACCTGCCGGCGGGCTGCGACGCGTGGGTCCACTTCAGCGCGATCGAGATGGACGGCTTCCGCGCCCTGGAAGCCGGTGACCCGGTCGAGTTCGACTACGAAGCAGCCCAGCAGGACAGCTTCCGCTTCCGAGTGACCCGCGTCCGCAAAGCCTGA
- a CDS encoding class I SAM-dependent methyltransferase produces the protein MTASPHYSRSHRPGGPGDLYRSPPPWDIGRPQGVFRALADAGAIRGRVLDVGCGTGEHVLMCAGLGLDATGVDLASAALHRAEEKARERERSARFLRHDARKLAELDESFDTVLDCGLFHSFDTDDRAAFVQGLRIVVNPGGRYFMLCFGDRQSGGDWPWVHRVTQTEITTAFADGWRVDSIEPATIEITPDPDGVRAWFAALTRI, from the coding sequence ATGACCGCATCGCCGCACTACTCCCGTTCCCACCGCCCTGGCGGCCCCGGCGACCTGTACCGAAGCCCGCCGCCGTGGGACATCGGACGGCCGCAGGGGGTGTTCCGCGCGCTGGCCGACGCGGGCGCGATCCGGGGCCGGGTCCTCGACGTCGGGTGCGGCACCGGTGAACACGTGCTGATGTGCGCCGGGCTCGGCCTGGACGCCACCGGCGTCGACCTCGCGTCGGCGGCACTGCACCGTGCCGAGGAGAAGGCACGCGAGCGCGAGCGAAGCGCGCGGTTCCTCCGCCACGACGCCCGGAAGCTGGCCGAGCTGGACGAGTCGTTCGACACCGTCCTCGACTGCGGCCTGTTCCACAGCTTCGACACCGACGATCGCGCGGCCTTCGTCCAGGGCTTGCGGATCGTGGTGAATCCGGGCGGCCGGTACTTCATGCTCTGCTTCGGCGACCGCCAGTCCGGCGGCGACTGGCCCTGGGTGCACCGCGTGACGCAGACGGAGATCACCACCGCCTTCGCCGACGGGTGGCGGGTCGACTCGATCGAGCCCGCCACCATCGAGATCACCCCTGACCCGGACGGCGTCCGCGCGTGGTTCGCCGCCCTGACGAGGATCTGA